In the genome of Pseudomonas putida, one region contains:
- a CDS encoding IS3 family transposase (programmed frameshift): MPYYSSERKTELLKMLGPPLNLTMAEVARREGVTEMSLYTWRKRASAEGCVVVTDPKHPTESWSAEMKFAAVAECASLSEIELGEYCRRKGLYPEQIAAWRQAFLSGMASQKAQPKVDREQARQDQKRIKQLERELRRKDKALAETAALLVLRKKPQRLLGSRRRGQLTALPERQLLVAWLTEAINAGARKSVACQEVGLTLRTLQRWTETQEILADARTTTARAAPANALDEHERKVILNLCNSAEYAHLPPSQIVPRLADRQIYVGSESTFYRVLRAAGQRQHRGRAQRPGRNAEPTTHAAHAPNRVWSWDITYLPSSVRGKYYYLYLIEDIYSRKSVGWEVHEDEDGAKAAVLLQRSVISEQCLREPLVLHSDNGAPMKSTTLLSKMYELGITPSRGRPRVSNDNPYSEALFRTLKYCPQWPAKGFETLDAARCWVRDFIRWYNHEHRHSRIRFVTPAERHRGQDRQILALRHELYEQARCRNPERWSGRTRNWEPIGTVLLNPDRDQQHEKQAA; the protein is encoded by the exons TGCCGAAGGATGTGTGGTGGTGACCGATCCCAAACACCCGACCGAGAGTTGGTCGGCAGAAATGAAATTCGCGGCTGTCGCCGAATGTGCCAGCTTGTCCGAGATTGAACTGGGTGAATACTGCCGCCGCAAAGGCTTATATCCCGAGCAGATTGCTGCCTGGCGGCAAGCCTTCCTGAGTGGGATGGCCTCTCAAAAAGCGCAGCCCAAGGTCGATCGGGAGCAGGCCCGCCAAGATCAGAAACGCATCAAGCAGCTTGAGCGCGAACTGCGCCGCAAGGATAAGGCGCTGGCTGAAACAGCCGCGTTACTGGTGCTGCGAAAAAAGC CTCAACGACTACTGGGGAGTAGACGACGAGGACAATTGACCGCTCTGCCGGAACGGCAACTGCTAGTGGCGTGGCTGACAGAAGCGATCAATGCCGGCGCTCGAAAATCGGTGGCGTGCCAAGAAGTTGGATTGACGCTCAGAACGTTGCAGCGCTGGACTGAAACCCAGGAAATACTGGCGGATGCTCGCACTACCACCGCTCGTGCAGCCCCGGCCAATGCGCTGGACGAGCATGAACGGAAAGTAATTCTCAACCTGTGCAACAGCGCCGAATATGCTCACTTGCCACCCAGCCAGATCGTGCCGAGGCTGGCCGATAGGCAGATCTACGTAGGCTCGGAGTCAACGTTCTATCGTGTGCTTCGAGCTGCCGGGCAGAGGCAGCACCGAGGACGCGCTCAGCGCCCTGGACGTAATGCCGAGCCAACAACGCATGCGGCTCATGCGCCGAATCGTGTGTGGTCGTGGGATATCACGTACCTGCCGTCTTCGGTGCGTGGAAAGTACTACTACCTGTACCTGATCGAGGATATTTACAGCCGCAAGAGCGTCGGCTGGGAGGTGCATGAGGATGAGGACGGCGCCAAGGCCGCAGTGTTGCTGCAAAGGAGCGTGATCAGCGAACAATGCCTGAGAGAGCCCTTGGTACTGCACTCGGACAACGGCGCGCCAATGAAGTCGACCACTTTGCTGAGCAAGATGTATGAGTTAGGCATTACGCCATCGAGGGGCAGGCCGCGTGTCAGCAATGACAATCCGTATTCGGAGGCTCTTTTTAGAACGCTGAAGTACTGTCCGCAATGGCCGGCCAAGGGTTTCGAGACCCTGGATGCTGCAAGATGTTGGGTGCGTGATTTTATCCGTTGGTACAACCACGAACACCGGCACAGCCGGATCCGCTTCGTCACACCGGCAGAGCGTCATCGTGGTCAGGATAGGCAAATCCTTGCCCTGCGCCATGAGCTGTATGAGCAGGCTCGATGCAGGAATCCAGAGCGATGGTCAGGACGCACCCGTAACTGGGAGCCAATTGGGACGGTGCTGTTGAACCCTGATCGGGATCAACAGCACGAGAAGCAAGCTGCATAG
- a CDS encoding IS3 family transposase (programmed frameshift): MSRQRYPEEFKIEAVKQVTEKGKPVADVAQRLGMSVHSLYAWIKVYSKPQEQRQQDDDQQAELRKLRAELKRVTEERDNLKKGRRVLCQGVRLKYAFIKKHSTDYPVRRLCQTLKVHPSGYYAWLAEPQSARAKEDQRLLGLIKHAWLESGGVYGYRKIHDDLRELGEECGRNRVRRLMQAEGLRSQTGYRRRPGFYGGKPTVASPNHLARQFKVSEPNKVWVTDITYIRTYEGWLYLAVVLDLFSRQVIGWSMKPRMCSDLAIDAMLMAVWRRKPQQQVMIHSDQGSQFSSSDWKSFLKANNVISSMSRRGNCHDNAVAESFFQLLKRERIRRKIYTTREEARSDIFDYIEMFYNPKRRHSSAMQLSPVEYEKRYFLSLESV, from the exons ATGAGTCGTCAGCGTTACCCCGAAGAATTCAAGATCGAAGCGGTCAAGCAAGTGACCGAGAAAGGCAAACCTGTCGCCGATGTCGCCCAGCGCCTGGGCATGTCCGTGCACAGTCTTTACGCCTGGATCAAGGTCTACAGCAAGCCCCAAGAGCAGCGTCAGCAAGACGACGATCAGCAGGCCGAACTGCGCAAGCTACGCGCTGAACTCAAGCGCGTGACGGAAGAGCGAGACA ATCTTAAAAAAGGCCGCCGCGTACTTTGCCAAGGAGTGCGGCTGAAGTACGCCTTCATCAAGAAGCACTCGACTGATTACCCGGTGCGGCGCCTTTGCCAAACCCTCAAGGTGCACCCCAGCGGCTATTACGCCTGGCTGGCCGAGCCTCAATCTGCCCGAGCAAAAGAAGATCAACGTCTGCTTGGCTTGATCAAACACGCTTGGCTGGAAAGCGGAGGTGTATACGGCTACCGCAAAATTCACGATGACCTGCGTGAGCTGGGAGAGGAATGCGGCCGAAATCGAGTCAGGCGCTTGATGCAGGCGGAGGGGCTGCGTTCTCAAACGGGCTATCGGCGGCGTCCAGGGTTCTATGGTGGAAAACCAACAGTGGCCTCGCCCAACCACCTCGCGCGGCAGTTCAAGGTAAGTGAGCCGAACAAGGTCTGGGTGACAGATATCACTTACATCCGCACCTATGAAGGGTGGCTCTACCTCGCGGTAGTGCTGGATCTGTTCTCACGCCAAGTAATTGGTTGGTCAATGAAGCCAAGGATGTGCAGCGACCTGGCTATCGACGCGATGTTGATGGCTGTTTGGCGACGCAAGCCTCAGCAGCAAGTTATGATTCACTCAGATCAAGGCAGTCAGTTCAGTAGCTCGGATTGGAAAAGCTTTTTGAAGGCCAACAATGTAATCAGCAGCATGAGCCGGCGGGGAAACTGCCACGACAATGCTGTAGCCGAGAGCTTTTTCCAGCTTTTGAAGCGAGAGCGAATCCGACGAAAGATCTACACAACCCGTGAAGAAGCCCGAAGTGATATTTTCGATTACATCGAGATGTTCTATAACCCTAAACGCCGACACAGCAGTGCTATGCAGCTGTCTCCAGTAGAGTATGAGAAACGCTATTTCCTGAGCTTGGAGAGTGTCTAG
- a CDS encoding Druantia anti-phage system protein DruA, with protein MSQGNIIIAGVNPREANLKRKLREHLHTLGFTRTDEGALRAPGNDKDAIRVLHGAQREERLIASSNFVARAGAKLMQYFASGTEVIPKKISPALERVSSGTWQSDLFRLASLSWSVPVSSGFGRRLRYLVWDQSNGKLMGIIAVGDPVFNLGVRDKFIGWNSHDRGARLVNIMDAYVLGALPPYNSLLCGKLIACLLRSRDLYNDFAHAYGATTGIISQEEKRARLMAVITTSSMGRSSVYNRLKINGTEYLKSIGYTGGWGHFHIPDWLFLELRDYLRHIDHTYADHHAYGQGPNWRLRTTRAALKALGFKDDLMRHGIQREVFICQLATNATKILQTGKGKPDIRSLQTVKQIADQALDRWVIQRAANVPDYRRWRSSDLISLFGSQAQLLRPEFQLNNEKAKAFGH; from the coding sequence ATGTCACAGGGCAACATCATTATCGCGGGCGTTAATCCGAGGGAGGCGAACCTCAAGCGAAAACTCCGTGAACACTTGCATACTCTGGGCTTCACCAGAACTGATGAGGGTGCCTTGCGAGCGCCCGGCAATGACAAGGATGCGATCCGGGTGTTGCATGGAGCTCAACGGGAGGAGCGCCTCATCGCCAGCAGCAACTTTGTAGCTCGAGCGGGTGCGAAACTGATGCAATATTTCGCCTCAGGTACCGAGGTGATTCCCAAGAAAATTTCCCCTGCCCTGGAGCGGGTTTCGTCGGGCACCTGGCAGAGCGACTTATTCCGTCTGGCATCGCTTTCGTGGTCCGTCCCGGTGTCCAGCGGCTTCGGCAGGCGGTTGCGCTATCTGGTGTGGGATCAATCCAATGGCAAGCTAATGGGCATCATTGCCGTGGGTGATCCAGTGTTTAACCTAGGTGTGCGGGACAAATTCATCGGCTGGAACTCGCATGATCGAGGCGCGCGCTTAGTCAACATCATGGATGCCTACGTCCTCGGAGCGCTCCCTCCTTACAACTCCTTGCTCTGCGGCAAACTGATCGCTTGCCTGCTTCGAAGTCGTGATCTTTACAACGACTTCGCCCATGCCTACGGAGCCACCACGGGCATAATCTCTCAGGAGGAGAAGCGGGCGCGCCTGATGGCCGTCATCACCACGTCTTCGATGGGCCGTTCCTCGGTATACAACCGTCTAAAAATCAATGGCACAGAGTACCTTAAATCAATCGGCTACACCGGCGGCTGGGGACACTTCCATATTCCTGATTGGTTGTTCCTGGAACTGCGTGACTATCTGCGCCACATTGATCACACCTATGCTGATCATCACGCGTACGGCCAAGGGCCGAATTGGCGATTGCGCACCACCCGCGCAGCCCTGAAGGCGCTGGGTTTCAAGGATGACCTGATGCGTCACGGCATCCAACGCGAAGTCTTTATCTGCCAACTGGCAACCAATGCGACGAAGATCCTACAAACAGGCAAGGGTAAGCCGGATATCCGGTCTCTTCAGACAGTGAAGCAAATCGCAGATCAGGCGCTGGATCGCTGGGTGATCCAACGGGCCGCTAACGTCCCCGATTACCGGCGGTGGCGGTCATCGGACCTAATTTCTTTGTTTGGTAGCCAAGCACAATTGCTGCGCCCCGAGTTCCAGTTGAATAACGAGAAGGCGAAAGCTTTCGGACACTAA